A window of Miscanthus floridulus cultivar M001 unplaced genomic scaffold, ASM1932011v1 os_1394_1_2, whole genome shotgun sequence genomic DNA:
GAATAAAAAAAGATACATTTCTACTACAGTACTACTCCATGAGAATCAGGAGGCAAAGCTTTCTATTTGGGTGTGTAACAGTCATCTTGGTCCTTTCAACTATTGTTCAAGACTCAATTTCATCCTTGAACTTCTAAAATGACCGTTTCAGTCTGTAGATTTTACTTTAATGCTTAGTTTCATCTAGAACTATCAAAGTGATCGTTTCAATCTTCAAACCTTTTCAATTTATGCTCAATTTTACTCATGAACTATCAAGTACATTTCAATCTAGTCCCTACACTTTGGTAGTTCATGGATGAAATTGGACCCAAAGTGAAAAGTGTCACGACCAAAAGTCATTCCAACTAAAACTTTTCTCAAAAACCTCCTTGATGACCTTGCACAATCCCTCAAACACCCAAGAACCACTTTATCTTTCTCCTCAAAGGATTCCTAGTGCTCTCTACTAGGACAAGGACTCCAAATTCGCTAATAACCTCTATCCATTCTCTCAAGTCAACCAAAGTCAACCTAGAGTCAACTATGGTCAAACGACGGTCAACCTTGAGAAGGATGCTATATCTTGATTGCTTGCATATTACAAGCCACTAATTTACTTGATTATTGAGACTTGATGGTGGATGATGTATGGTTGTTGTGAGTGGAGGCTTTTGAGCCGAACAGGCCATGCCACCGATGCCTTATGATTAGGCCAAAAATTAGGATATATTATGGGAAAATGAATCTTCCATTGAAGAGAAGCAAATGAAACGCTTTCATAAAAATTCGATAGTGTGTTATACTTGGGATGAGTGCTTCTCCTTTCCTTGAGAGTGAGGTGTTAGAGTTGAGGTATGAGGGAGAACTTAAGCTAGAGTGTGTGGTTGATATGGCATGTCGGGCTCCCTGATGGTACTTGTGGTGGGTACGACTTTGTGGACGTGGAGGTGTTGTGGAGACTTTATCGCCGAGGGAATTGAGTCTTGTGCAAACCGTTTGGAGAACATAGTTGCTTTAGCCATATAAGGATTATCATTGGTGCAATGATGTTTCATGGGATTATGCCTATGTGAACGCACCATGGGAAGGGTCCAGGGCATGTGACTTTGCTTTTTTGACCGAATCATTGTAGGACTTAGCAAATGGTGTTATGGAGGGTTGAAAGGGTCTTATATGGCTAGAGGCCAATGAATAGCCTAATCAAAAGACTCCAACACTGCACAAATACTAGATAAAGGGTTAGAAACATAATAGGCCCTAATAAAAACTACTTCTAGCTAGAGTTATGCAAGCCTAAGGTGAGCAACTACTACACAACACTAGGGTGTCGTGTGGGAAATGGGAAATTGGGGGATGAGATAAGGAAATAAGGGGTGGGATAGATTTGATCTCTTGTTTCGATAATGGAACATGGAGATAGGATATAGAGAAATAAAGACTACCATACTTACCCATACACCTTCCTTTTATCCCACTTCATTTCCTTTCCCTATCCCAATCCCCATCCAAACGTAGGCTAGAGAGCAATAATATCACTAAGCTATGTCCCTAGAGAAGATGAAGCTAGCAAGAAAAGCACTAAGCATATTATGAGCATGTACTACACAACACTAGAGAGCAAGAAAAGTTCTAATATCTCTTCACTGTGAAATTAATAACACAAAGTAAAGAACAAGTGTAGAGTAATTAATATGACATAATAGAGACAAAGAGATTTATGGTAGAGGTTTGGTGACTTGCCGGTCACCTACATTCACAATGAGGTAAGCTAAAGAATTGCCACTCTCTATCAAGTCTCAACCCCACAAGGTTGCTTTCTCCACTTGAGGGCTTGATTTCCAGGCCAGTTCGATCGTAAGATGCTCTTCAAAGCCGTGATTTCATTAGAGTTGCACTTCACCAATCTCCTATGGCAATGAGCACTATAGCATCTTACAACCAATCAATCTTTGGAGTACCTCACAATCTTTTAATTTGAGTGCTTTAATGGAGCCCCCACTAGCTTCTACTCCCTTCGCCTAAGAAGAGTGTCGTATAGAGTTTTGTGCTAGTCAAACATATTTATAGAACATAAtaacaacatttgtatcttcaagtaAGTTTATTATATAAATGTATTAAAAGGTTAATTTAGTAATATTTAGTATGCACTATGAATATTATTAATATTATCTATATATATTTGATTAATGCTAAAAAATATTTATTCTTTTGAGAAATAAGAATGATACTTTTTTTGACGAAAAAGAGTAAGGGTTTGTTTGCATACTTGAAACGATTCAGTTTCCGGTCAAAATCATCCAAATCTGTTCCAAACACACTTGGAACAAAAGCACTGTTTCTCCTTGAAACGATTCTCGTTTTCTTCACTAGCTCTCGAAACGGCTATATCCTAGTTTTGCAATGATTCTCTTCTTTCCTTCTAAGCTACTAATTGTATTGTTTCAATTATAGTTTTTAGTGCAATAAGTAAAATAGGTCATATTTATATTGTTCCTTGAATCtagaatttttgaaacatactTTTATTTATATGACATGCATATTACTATAAATTAGAATATAGTTCACTAGCCAAACAAATTTATAAAATAATTCTAATTCTAAACGTTTCTTAAAAAACCTAAATTTTAAAACGTTTCTGCAATGGATTTATATTGTGGAAATTCTAAAAGAATCCAGGCAATATTACTATAAATTAGAATATAGTTCACTAGCCAAACAAATTTATAAAATAATTCTAATTCTAAACGTTTCTTAAAAAAACCTAAATTTTAAAACGTTTCTGCAATGAATTTATATTGTTGAAattctaaaagcatctaggcaatACTATGCCTACTTTGGCCCCGTTCGTTGGtctgaactttggctgaaactggctgaaaaatactgttctgactaaattgttataagagaaaaacactattttgaTTAAAAAAACAATCTGAACATGCTAaactttaagacaagcgaacggagccTTTGACGCAATATTTGAGGTGACAAGTCTTGCCCGTGACTCCTGGACCCTCGTCCGTAGGATGACAAGCCTGTCCTTGAGTCTCTGCCATGTTGACAGATTTCCCGTCGACTCCCATCCGTAGGATGACAAGCGTGCAGGAGCTCTGGGGCTCTGCCTCTGCACCGCGCCTCGGCCCATACTGGCGTTCCTTCTCTCATCATACACAAGCCACGTCCCGCTACTGCTGGGGTTGGCATGGCAAATAGGCAACCATTTGCATTTTGATAAAAAAACCCTTCACAATAATATGTGTATTACTAAAAGAGCCAGGCACAGAGCCACTGTTCGTCCGTGACTGACCCAGTTGTAACTACGTCCCCGTTTTGGTACCGCTCCGTAGTGCTTCGGCTCCCATACCGTTCATGCAATGTAGCGTGTCAGGAGAAGCAAGAAATCCGAGTGAACAGTAACAGCGTTACAGTGAGGAGAAAAGGCGAGGAGAGAAAATAGCTCCGATGCTACAGTACAGCTACAGTATTCGTTGTAGGTGTGtcagccggagccggagctgccGGGAGCGGTATCAAACGGGGCCTACGTAGAACTCGTTGGGCTATGATGCAAATGTGTCGGTCCGACGGTCCCTCTTTCACTACTGCCTCAGTCCCACGCCGCTGCGTCGTCCTTGCCTCCTTGGTTGCGACAATCTCCTCCATTCCTCCGCTacactctctgtctctctcttcctcttcctcctcttcgcgGGTACGGGCAGCGGCATCCTGCGGCGCGATGCTTGTCCCGCAGCCGGGCGGGGTGCTCCCGGACGCGGTGGAGGCGGAGCTGGAGGGGCTGTGCGCCGCGTGGGGGGCGGAGCCGTACCCCGGCTCACCAGCGGCGCGCGCGGCGCTGGCCAGCGTCGACGCGGGAGCGGCGGTTCGGGCGCTGCGCCGGGTCGCGGCGCGGGGTCGCCGGGGGCCGTCGGGGCGGACGGCGGACAGCGAGACCCTCGCATCAGCTATCGTGCGCGCGGTGGCAGGTCGTTTCTTTTTTTGCTCTGTGTCTCTTTAGCGACCAAAGGGGAATGCAGTACGTCGAGTATGAACGGCATTTTCTTGCCTAACGTTTTGGAGACATATTTGTGTATGTGTCTTTTTTAATGGCTCCTAGTACTGAACACACGTTTCAGGGGATGTGATTCTGGCCCCTCTTTGGCGATGTTGCTTTTCTCATGCGGTCTTTATTAATTTGCTGGTTGTTCAGATTCAACTTGCAGAAGCCGTCATTATGGCGTACTTAGGAACGTAAGTTTAAAAGATTATACCGAAAAAGGAGTATTTATGTTGGTGGTTCTGGGTACTGTACATGTTTCAGAGATGCTTTTGGAGTTTTGGTTCTTGCTCCCTTTTTGGCCATGTTGTGTTCCTTCATGGGGTTTTCATTAGTTTGCTGGTTGTCAAGATTGTTCGATAGAACTTCTGGAAGCTGGCATTGTTCAGTAGAAAAGTGAGTTGAAAAGATTAATACTGGAAATTTAGTTTTTTGTCCATACgtttttgtttttttgtgtaCACCTACATCAATCAGATTTTTATGAATCTTTTGTTTAAGCTTAATCAAATGCTATATCTAGTTTATTTATGATGCTCTTTCATTCATAACACTGTGTTTCGTATTTATGATATCTTATCTTAACAAAGCAGAAGGATCGTCATCTGATGGCAAACAGCTTATGGGATGCGGCGCCTGCCAATCAACTGTTGGGATCTTTAACCAGGCTGCGAGTGTTCCTTCTTGGGTGCTGAACAATCCGGCGCAAACAATTTATGTGCGTCTTGAGCAAACTGCCCCCTCAGGAAGGTTTCTGGCTGCGACACCATTGAATCTTGAGGTGGGAAAACCTCAGAAGGCCTCTAGTGGTTCTCAAAATGCAAGTGCTGGTTCTCTAAATGCAAGCCCTCAAATGTTAGCACTTGGACAACTGGAGTTTTCAAAGGTTTTTATGATCTTTGGCTACCTTGGATGGTAAGTTTCCGTTTTTGTAGGGTGAACTGCTTCAAATTTACGCATGTAGCGGCAATATATCTAATGGAGCCTGTTAATATAAATCTGTGGGAAAGCCTTGTCAGTGTAGAAACAGGAAAGGTAAGCAGCCAGCTGATTAGCAATCAGCCCATGAAGGATAATATCATGAGAATTAGGACAAATTGAGAGAGATTAGCACTTGCTTGTATGTGTCTTTATTAATCAGGTGATCATAATCAGGAGGATAAGAAATGAAATAATCTTCTCCTAACCCTCTACCTCTCTCTAATCCCTCTTCCACCATAGGGCGCAGAGGCTTCAAGCCTCACCCTGAGACAGACCACGACTACCACCTAAGGAGTCTTGGTCCAGCACCTCCTAGCCGTAACATAATAATGCAAGTATCTTGCAAAATAGTATTGTCCCATATGGTTTCATTTATAGAATATCTATTGCTTACTTCAAAAAGCATGTTCATCTTATATTTATTTTGTATCAGCTAATTTCTTGTCTTTTCATACAGCAACAAGATAGAAGATGTGCTAAATGAAGAAGATATTAGGTCCTTGAAGTTTCTGTCCATGCCTCATTTCGAGTCAGAAATATGGCACAAATTCGGTCACAAATATGTGGCTGCATCAGATAGAGTAAAGGTTATATCATTTTGAACTTATGCATGTGGTCATAGTTTTCTTGTGGCTTTGTGGCATCTCATATTATGCTGCTACCTGCTTCTCGGCTTTATGGACAAGTCATGAAATTTGGTTGTTCTTTCTTATATTTACGGCAAATCATTGGTGTTGATTTGGTGTTTGGTAAATAGCTGTTTATGCTTGTAGTTATAGAAGCAAATGGACTGCTGACCTAGTCTACCAAATCTGACTCATAGCATATTCACAACCATTTATACGAATATGATCATGAATTGATAACTTTTGTTGTTttatcttttccttttcttttttattaatCGATAATCTAGATGTGGTACAACAACCCCCGTAGCGACGTCGCATTGATGTCACTGGCAGGAcaatgagatgattgaatggtgACGGTAGACGTGGCTGCTCCAACATATCAACGAGTGCTCACATGTCATCCAGTAGCGATATTGGTGGCGATGTCCTGGTGATGGTGGCGGTTGTCATGGACTTGGATTGAAGAGCCAGTGTGATGAGGACCGGCAGCATGGGTGTCGCCATCATGGATAGACGGTGACCGGGAAGATGGCTTGACCTCGAGCATTGTCATTGCTTCCTGGGAGGGCACGCAACGACAACCTCGTCCCTAGGAGAATAGTCGATTGAACTTCAAGGGATTGGTAGATTGGGTGATGCAATTCTCGATCTCTGATCGGAAAAAAGAGGAAAACACAGAAGCATGTTGAAAGAACCTTGTGCAGCATGGTGCGCCATTGTGATGGATCGtgatgatggatgtggtcctGGGTGGCTCGAGGACGACAATGAGCTTCATGGTGGCCAGATGCTGCCCACGGCGAGTAGTTCGGCAGCACCCATGTTAAGCACTCCTTTGATCTGTTGCTGCAGTAAGATGGACGCTGTGGCAGTGGATTAACTAGATGGCCAAAACCTTCCTACGAGGGCGCTTCCCCAGGTAGAGATCAATCTCCCTTGGGCCACGCGGCGGCGGAAGCATTAGGGTTCAGGAGCGAAACCGAAACTCATGACACCATGAGAGCAGGAAGGATTGTTTATAATGCGTCTGATTGCATTGAGCCTCTTGGGCAGTATATATAGAGTACAGAGGCTTGTGTGCAAGTTGCCTCCCCGAATACATATGGCGATACCAAATTACAATACTAATGTTATGACCGGCACCCATTATACAAGGCGTAGGCCCATGCTATGGCAAGCGGAGCCGGCCCAGGGGCCGCGAGGTACTGTAGCACGGGGGGGGTACTGTAGCGCGTGAAGATTAGAttggtttggtttgttaggaaagagatatgttagattgatTCGGTTAGGATATTTCCTTAGGGGTCAAGTCAGTCATCTCTATAAAAAGAGAACCCTGTATCAGTTATAGTCAAGCAGAAACAAGAATTGTTTCTGGCTTCCTGAAGGGAGCCGGGATTTCCTAACCCTAGCCACCTCCGGCTGTGGCTCGCGTGAACAGTGCCGCCGCTACTGTAGCACCACGGGAATTCtagggctgcagcagcagccgccgcgttctcgccgccacggcccctcgccggcgtcgagagtacagaccacgtcctcctctcttccacccctATAACCTACGCAGTAAAACACCGGTAGGGCATCTAGTCCTATCAACTAACTGCCAAATATACTCTTTTACTTAAATAATTGTGCTAGCTGTGCTGAATAAGCTGACGACATCTAAGCTTTTCGTTCGCATTAAGGCGCAAGATGCTCTGCATTAAGCCAGAGCATTTGTTGAAACTAAGGGTGTGTTGGGGATAAACTGTGATGGGCGAGGCAGAAATATTGGAAATGTCAAAAGTATCAAATATCTAACAAAGGATGTATCAGCCTGGCCCTGGTATTTAACAGCTCGTTTGGTTTGAGAAATACAGAACAACTCCGTGATGGATGATGTGATTCTGCTACGTAAACCAAACAGCAGTGTATATAAGGGAATGGTTCCATGATACAAACCAAATGCACTGTAATTGTGATAATCTATTAGAGTAAGGTTTTCTTGATAAGTCAAGTTTTTGTGCCACTGAGACAAAGAAGCCTCTTATATGTGATTTACTATCGTCCTCCATGTTCCACTGTTACTTCTCTTGGAATGTTAGAGCCCTCTGCAACTTTTATCTCATGTACAAAGGAACTATTAGTTGCCAATACATGATACATGTCTTTGTTCATTTTATCTCTCTCCTACACACAAAGCTAATATTGTAATATTCTATTTGCAGCTTTGCTTTGATATTGTCAAGAAGTATCAAGCTTGATGTTGACCTATCCAATGTTAATATTACAATGATTGAAGATGTACCTTGCAAGGTAAATCACTTCCTCCCATCATGTTTGTGATCGCATTTTGTTGACGTATAATGTTATTATGGTAATGAGACATTTCAGGATGAATATGGAAACATTGTTCTCAATGCTGAAGGGAAGCCTTTGATCCATACCACTGGCACTGGTTTTATATCTGAGGATTTGGCTATGAAATGTCCTACGGGTGTCTTCAGGGGGAAAGCTTCAAAACCATTTGAACTTCAAGTTTGTGCACCTCCCATTACTTTGCACTCACTATGTGTTTCCATTAATTGTCATACAAAATGTGAATTGTGGTATTGCAGTTACTGGTTACCTTCAGAGAGTGCGACAGTAAAGCATTTAGCTTTTTTGGTAAAGATTGTTCTGTAGAGAAGCCATAGGTGTAAAACTTTAAATTTTAGCTACATCGCATATGCATGTCAAAGGTAAAAATGGATTGTCAGTCAAAATGAAAAGTTTCTTATCTTCTAGTTTTTTTTTGTATCAATACAGACAGTAGAATTTATCTTATTCTTGATGGAAGTAGCATCTGAAATTAATGCTTCCTCCATTCAGGTTATTTGAGGAAGTCAGTTCTGTTTGCAAAtacttgtgtgtgtgtgtgtgtgtttgtgtttGTGTGAGATATGTGCGATGTCTTCTTGTACTTGCTTTTTTCCTTCTTAAATGAgatgatacacagctctcctcTGTATTCAAGAAAAACACTTATTTTGTTTCCTGGCAACATTTTCCATCATAATCTCCTATCCTGTGAATTactccttccattccaaattgtaactTGTTTTGGGTTTTCTAGATACATATTTTTTTCTTCCAAGTCTGCGTACAAAGCTTACTTCTATGGATTAGTGACCTTTGAACCTAGGcacattttttttttggttggcAATCCGCAATAGATGCTGGAAAGCGGACATGCTTGCTAAGAGGGGGCTTTCTCATTCAGATAAGTGCCTCCTTTGTGATCAAGAAGATGAGACGATACAACCCCTCCTAACGGTTAGATATGTGTTGGACTTGAGTTGTATTAGGGGCTAGGATAGAGTTGGAGGCGGACTCTGTATCCTAGGGGGCCATAAATATGAGACAACCCGTGTAGTAACCATGAGACGACTTGGCGTCTAATTTGGGTGGCGGCAAGGTCGCGGGAGCGCTCGGATGCCGGTGTAGCTGTTGTTTTATGGGGAGGAACGCCCTTAGTCATCCCCCGAGGTTGTAGGCACATCGCCAAACCTCGTTAAAAAACATCGTACCTCGGTGTCATTCTCGTTTTCTTCTTTGGTGGTTATGC
This region includes:
- the LOC136533986 gene encoding probable RNA-dependent RNA polymerase 4, giving the protein MLVPQPGGVLPDAVEAELEGLCAAWGAEPYPGSPAARAALASVDAGAAVRALRRVAARGRRGPSGRTADSETLASAIVRAVAEGSSSDGKQLMGCGACQSTVGIFNQAASVPSWVLNNPAQTIYVRLEQTAPSGRFLAATPLNLEVGKPQKASSGSQNASAGSLNASPQMLALGQLEFSKVFMIFGYLGCNKIEDVLNEEDIRSLKFLSMPHFESEIWHKFGHKYVAASDRVKLCFDIVKKYQA